A window from Candidatus Nitrospira neomarina encodes these proteins:
- a CDS encoding DUF433 domain-containing protein yields MPIILVNVCEVGYSAPMPIEQLLTRITFDSKICHGKPCIRGLRYPVDWVLELMSSGMSSQQILADYPDLEETDLQAACAFGAGLARVQGIEPLIG; encoded by the coding sequence ATGCCCATTATTCTTGTCAACGTTTGCGAAGTGGGGTATTCTGCACCCATGCCTATTGAGCAATTATTAACTCGCATCACCTTTGATTCTAAGATTTGTCACGGAAAACCCTGCATTCGTGGGCTCCGGTATCCGGTGGATTGGGTGCTGGAACTTATGAGCAGCGGCATGTCGTCCCAGCAAATCTTGGCTGACTATCCGGATTTGGAAGAGACTGATCTACAGGCCGCTTGTGCGTTTGGGGCAGGCCTGGCGCGGGTTCAAGGAATTGAGCCGTTGATTGGGTGA
- a CDS encoding DUF5615 family PIN-like protein, translating to MKFLVDAQLPQHLAQELTVTGHGTLHTLDLPGANRTRDEELADLSAQENRILITKDANFVTTFHLQPRPPKLLLVSTGNIDNATLLHLFVTNINSGLGNTSFVSSAEAKPILLQKCSRLI from the coding sequence GTGAAATTCCTAGTCGATGCGCAACTTCCCCAACATCTCGCCCAGGAATTGACGGTTACAGGACACGGCACCCTCCATACCCTGGACCTTCCCGGTGCCAACCGTACGCGGGATGAGGAATTGGCCGATCTTTCCGCCCAGGAGAATCGCATCTTAATTACAAAGGATGCCAACTTCGTCACCACCTTTCACCTGCAACCCCGCCCACCAAAGCTCTTATTGGTCTCTACCGGCAACATTGATAATGCTACCCTCCTGCACCTGTTCGTCACGAACATTAACTCCGGCTTGGGCAACACGTCATTTGTGAGTTCAGCTGAGGCTAAACCAATTTTGCTTCAGAAGTGCTCTCGTCTTATATAA
- a CDS encoding response regulator transcription factor, with product MAQVQTEMHEPNMPFTGGKPEWHQFLDPSAHKIFVWDRKGVYRDCLFLNPIYGHFLGGKKLKGKKISEVLGKMEAKAVLSKIKQALAFREPVQTEIKWVTDSGTFQTVIRFFPILDLVIGVVIDRPVYRASMSTEGLQTVSNGKSQNWHVRAPLTEREWRIVEEVKSGKTNKEIAQHLGIAPRTVKFHISNIFAKLHISTREALKEASPLTLTRPGNILELPQTVVH from the coding sequence ATGGCACAGGTGCAGACTGAAATGCATGAGCCAAACATGCCATTCACGGGAGGGAAACCGGAATGGCATCAGTTTCTGGACCCGTCTGCTCATAAAATTTTCGTGTGGGATAGGAAAGGCGTTTATCGAGATTGTTTGTTCCTCAATCCCATATATGGACATTTCCTGGGTGGCAAGAAACTCAAGGGAAAGAAAATTTCTGAAGTCTTAGGGAAAATGGAAGCCAAGGCGGTACTCAGTAAAATCAAGCAGGCTCTGGCCTTTCGTGAGCCCGTTCAGACGGAAATAAAATGGGTGACTGATTCCGGAACTTTTCAGACGGTCATTCGATTCTTTCCTATACTAGATTTGGTTATTGGCGTGGTGATCGATCGACCGGTTTACCGTGCAAGCATGTCGACGGAAGGCCTACAAACCGTTAGCAACGGGAAGAGTCAAAATTGGCACGTAAGAGCGCCTTTGACCGAACGCGAATGGCGAATTGTGGAAGAAGTGAAATCGGGCAAAACCAATAAAGAAATTGCCCAGCATCTTGGCATCGCACCACGGACGGTGAAGTTTCACATCTCCAACATATTTGCAAAACTCCACATATCAACTCGGGAAGCTTTAAAGGAGGCGAGCCCATTGACCCTCACTCGTCCCGGCAACATCTTGGAACTTCCCCAGACTGTTGTTCATTAG
- a CDS encoding toxin-activating lysine-acyltransferase, whose protein sequence is MMTHMQSEAPFNAESQLAGSEGALNQNHGTGQLTNNGSTSNPSAMDPSQRARVATATFGEIVALLCFSPVFKHLSLADLEWLVIPALATNQVTVVRGKVKDQNELMVPIGLALWAHVSEDVDKKLEGQQKAHIPFRLAPQDWKSGEIPWLLAVLAPKEISLGLVKKLEDSVFKDKQYKRYALMSDRAHSVQTSPTPS, encoded by the coding sequence ATGATGACTCACATGCAAAGTGAAGCCCCCTTCAATGCAGAGAGCCAGCTTGCCGGTAGTGAAGGAGCACTCAATCAAAATCATGGAACAGGTCAGCTCACTAATAACGGATCTACATCAAATCCTTCTGCCATGGATCCTAGTCAACGGGCACGCGTGGCGACGGCGACATTTGGAGAAATTGTGGCCTTACTGTGTTTCTCTCCCGTATTCAAGCACCTGAGCCTGGCGGATCTGGAATGGCTGGTGATCCCGGCCTTGGCTACCAACCAAGTCACGGTGGTGCGGGGGAAAGTGAAAGATCAAAATGAGCTCATGGTTCCCATCGGTTTAGCGCTTTGGGCGCATGTCTCGGAGGATGTGGATAAAAAGCTGGAAGGGCAACAGAAAGCCCATATACCCTTTCGCCTGGCCCCGCAGGACTGGAAGAGCGGAGAGATCCCCTGGTTATTGGCGGTGCTCGCACCCAAGGAAATCTCACTGGGGTTAGTCAAGAAATTGGAAGACTCCGTCTTTAAAGATAAACAATATAAGCGGTATGCATTGATGTCTGATCGGGCCCATTCGGTTCAAACCTCACCGACTCCTTCCTGA
- a CDS encoding toxin-activating lysine-acyltransferase — protein MEQIAQETLTAQMPVQSNGGITSHEEVTGHNKGTRQEGSDSTQIPSAHEAGQRARVATATFGEIGAMLSFSPVYKHLSLADLEWLVIPALAINQVTVVRGKLKDQNGLLVPMGLALWAHVSEDVDKRLEAQQQSNIPFHLAPQDWKSGEIPWLLAVLAPKEVAQELVKKLEDSVSKDKTYKRYALTYGRADLTQSSPTIS, from the coding sequence ATGGAACAGATCGCCCAAGAAACCTTGACGGCACAGATGCCGGTGCAATCCAACGGTGGAATAACCAGTCATGAAGAAGTCACAGGTCATAACAAGGGAACGAGGCAGGAAGGTTCTGACTCGACGCAAATCCCTTCTGCACATGAGGCGGGGCAGCGAGCCCGTGTGGCCACGGCCACCTTTGGTGAGATTGGGGCGATGCTGAGTTTCTCGCCCGTATACAAGCATCTAAGTCTGGCAGATCTGGAATGGCTGGTGATCCCGGCCTTGGCCATCAACCAAGTGACCGTCGTGCGCGGGAAACTCAAGGATCAGAATGGTCTTCTGGTACCCATGGGATTAGCGCTCTGGGCGCATGTCTCGGAAGATGTGGATAAAAGACTGGAGGCGCAACAGCAATCGAACATCCCGTTTCATCTGGCCCCGCAGGACTGGAAGAGCGGTGAGATTCCGTGGCTGCTCGCGGTATTGGCGCCTAAGGAGGTGGCTCAGGAGTTAGTAAAGAAATTAGAAGACTCCGTTTCAAAAGATAAAACGTATAAGCGGTATGCATTAACGTATGGGCGGGCTGATTTGACTCAATCCTCACCGACCATTTCTTGA